The nucleotide window GAATATCGTGTTTTCTAATCTTTAATCAAACCACAACAACTTTTGATCATATAATACCATTAAGTAAAATATCGTGTTTTCTAATCTTTAATCAAACCACAACAATAAAGATGCTGATACTATTACACCAGAAAATATCGTGTTTTCTAATCTTTAATCAAACCACAACGTTAACGATAATAGCATGGACTGTATATGAATATCGTGTTTTCTAATCTTTAATCAAACCACAACAAGTAATTTGTTGTGACACCAGAACCGCCAAATATCGTGTTTTCTAATCTTTAATCAAATCGAACGCAGTAAGATTCACAAACACACCGATTAAAATAAAATGAGGTGTTTGTAAACCACTTTAACACTCAAAAGCAGTATCGCGCTGGCAACTACAATATCGTGTTTTCTAATCTTTAATCAAATCGAACATAGTGAGATTCACAAACACACCATTTAAAAAAATAAGGTGTTTTAAAACTTTATCCTATAATACGCTTGTGTTTAAGGTATGGTAACTACTACCATAATAATGTCAATGATCGTACTGTTAAAAAAACGGTCCTTTTCGATATTTATCTATGGCGTCATCTGCTCTATGTTCCAACAAATCGGTTTGTATCATTGAAGGACTTTCAACTACAATATTTGCATATATTTCTATAGAGACTGCCTGATAAACATCTTGTAAATTTAGCTTGCTTACAAATCCGTTAAGTTTTACACCTTGTTCCAATAAATTGGAGATAACTACATTTTCATAAGCTGGCAAATAGCCCAACTTTTTGGTATCATAAAATACGGCTACAGCAAAACTATCATATATGTTTTCTCTTTCTCTGCGTAATAACAAGGCGTCACCTACACTCATTTGTTTTTTCACCTTATTAAGATCATAATGTGTAAGACCTTTTATGTAGTTATCATAAATTTTTATCGGCTTTTGGGCAAAATTAGTTTGCGGTATTACTAAACCAGTACTACCCAATCCAAAGGCTTTAATAAAGTCTAAGCGTTTCATACCTTTTCTAGTTTACCTGTTACAGACACTTTTACTTTAATTGGGTTAAAGGTTAACCATCCTGTTTTACCATCACCAAAACTTTGAATTCTAACATAGTATGGCTGAAAATTATTTTGTATGGAAGCTTCTGTATTTAGCCTAAACTCATAAAATTTAGAAGATAACTTTTGTACGCGATACAAATGAGACTTTAATAAATCATAATTTGGCTCTTGCCAATCAACATCATCTTCACTTAATCCTAGCAAAAACATATCGTTAATTTGCAATGTAGTAACAATGTCTTTTCCATCTGCTGGTAATTGATATACAGAAAAACCTTTTCGTTTACGCTCTACTACAGTCCAAAACGTCACAACATCTTCTTGTAGCTTACCGCTCTCGTTCTTATAAATAATTACATGATGGTTATTTCTTGGGTTTACCCATTGGTTAGTATCATCTTTTAATTGTTCTGCGCCTCCAATGTTTTCTTTCATTCGCACTTTTAAAACGGGCACAGGGTTTCCTTTTCTGTTGGGCAAAAATATTTGCGGTTGCTTTAGTCCGTTTTCATCTACTACAAAAAAGGTTTCAGATGGTATCTTACCCTTTTCAAAACCTCCCAAAAAATGAATACGCTTAAAAATTAACTGCTTAATAGTTTCGTCTACCACTTTTTCCAATTGCTTTTCTGTAGTCAAACTATCTATTGGTTTTCTTATATGGTAAGCTTCCTCACTATTTGGTGCTTGTCGTTTACCAAATACAGTTTCTTTATGCAACTGCCCTCTTGCAGCAACACCTATATTCTTATACGTTTTATTTCCTTTTTTGGTGGTATGTGTTCTAACCGTTAATATAGACTTCTGCTTTTTATGGGACACTAAAATTTGTTCTATAGCTTGTTCTGCATCTTCTCTAAAGGTAGTCCAAGGTTTTGGGAAATGCTCTAAATCATAACGTCTATCATATCTATTCCACTTACTCAACTCTTGCAAATGGCCTCTTGTTGCACATGCCATAACCAAAGCATCTATAGCATGATGCCTATGGTCTGCTCTCGTTTTTACATTGTCGTCTTGATTCAATATGGTATTTAAACCCCAATGATGTCGTAGGTTAGACGTCATTTGTCCTGGCGCAACCATAACCTTATCACATATTTTAGACAAATAGTTTTTAGCTTCTTTACTTATATAACGTGTATCGTTAAGCTGCCTACTTATAAAATCATTATCATGCTTTTGTTTTACAAACTGTTTAAACTTCTTATAAGCATTTGGATAGTTTGGTGGTTTGTTTTTAAAACAACTTAAAGCTTGTAGTTTAATATCGTTCCATTTTTGTTCACCTTGTTTGCTGTAAAACTCATAAGGCGTTTTATCTCCTTTAGCTCTGTTCTCGTCCGCAAAGCACAAGGTTTTATTCATAAAACTATCATTTAAGGATTTACTCCAAGGATGAATATGTTCAATCTGTACCTCACCACTAAACAGTTGATTAACTTCAATATTTCTACCTGTGTATGGGCAAGTTTTATTACACTCTTCCCATAACTTATATTTTAAAATGTTATCGTGGGTATGTCTCTGACCAATATAATCTAATTCTGCTTTTACCCTATCATTCTCACGTTCCAAACGCTTTTGCTCTCGCCTTATATCATTTCGTTTAGACTTTGATATTTTTAGATCGCGAGCCATTTCTACTTTTATCTCATCTGGCTTACCATAGTCATCAATGATTTCATTAACTAGTTTTCGTATTTCAAAAAGTGCTGTAATTACTACAGGGTTTTTAATGTTTTGTATCTCTTTATCTGCATCAACGCCTAGCGGTAGTCTTTCCAATAAAACATTAGTATCAATAGCACTACTATGATGGTACAGTTTTTTTAATGCCTTATCGGATACGTTACATTCTTTTTTTAACACTGCTTTTAAAGGGTCTATATAACCACCTTTTAGGTTAGAATGCACAATCTCTGGTACATTATCTAATACAAATGCTTTATGGGTTTCCCAATCATTACCTAAAACATTTTTAACACCTCCTAATGCAACAGCAACATCATAAGTAAACCCTAATTGTAAAAATGGTAAAATGTTATTTATAGCCTTTCTGCTTAAATTAGCATAGCCTTCTTTTAAATTAAATTTTGAAATCTTTTCGGCTCGTCCATCATCAAATCCCCAATGTTCAATAGCATACTGCTTTAGCTTGTCTCTATCATCAAAACTATAAAGCACATGCCAAATATCTTCTTGTTCTTTTTCTGTCAAATCAAACCATTGCTTACCAAAAAACTTTTTGTTAGATAAATTGCTTATGGTATGCGTACCAACTACAGGGTCATCATCTTTATAGTTAAATTGATAATGTCTATCAAGCTTATCAATAGCTTTTCTTACTTCTTTAAACTTTACCTTTTCTTTAGAAAATAACAGTTTTACAATCTTCTCTCTATCTGCATCAGTAATTCTTACAGGTTCTCCTGCCAAATCGCATTTTAAAGTATTTACCCATTCATAAACACGTCGTTGTTCATTTGGTATAGCACTAATAGGACATTTCGTTTTTTTGGGCTCAAATGTGCAATTCCCAACTAAATGTTTTTGAGAACGTAATGGTCTTTGATGAAAAAGCACCCCATCTTCAGCATAACCATCTTTTTTACGTCCACCAAAAATGGTTTTCAAATTATCAGTAAGCGCTTTATGATACTGTTTTTGATGCTCCCAAATAGTTTCAAATTCATCAATATACATCTGTCTAGTAGTATATCGATTTCTTATACGCTCCAAACCTCCAACAAAAGGCGCGTTTTCCTTAGGATAAATTTCATTTAAATAAGTACCAAGAGTTTCTGCGTGTTTTATACTTTCAGAAGTTTCTGCAATACCAATTTTACCTATTTTAGAGTCGCCTTTATAAATAACACTTTTCTCATTATTATCTGCCCCTACACTTCTACTATTGCTTTGAAAACCGCGACGTTGTATCATGTGGTAAAACACTCTTCCCAATTCTTCTAACGTCAGTTCTTCTTTAATGGCTTTTGCTCTCAATTCATAAGGATTCAATCGCAACCAAGCTTGGATACTTTCATTACCAAATATCTCTTTCTGGTTCCAAATCTTTACAGCCTTATAATCCAAAGGACACATATTGTGCTTTGCTAACTCACGTAATAAATAACGTTTACGTAGACGTCTTCTATAAAACTGACGTCTTGTACCTCTATCATCTGTTCTACTGGCATTTTTTGAAGCTTCTCTCCCTTCTCCCTCTCCTAAATTCACAACACCCTCTTGAAATATTCTGCTACCAATACCTAAAATCTTGTTATCAACATCATCTATTAATGCCCAACCAATGCTGTTGGCACCTAAGTCTAACCCTAATGTTTTTGCCATAATTAATAATTTTAAATAAAATTAAAAAAAATATTGTATTAGGCAGAATATTTTTAATTATATTTGAAAATCAGAATTTGTATTAGGCAGTTGTGATTTGAAATGATTAGAAAAGAAAAAACATCCGTTTGTATGGATGTTTTCTTGAAGTTGTTATTTTTTGAGAATGTGTAAAAAGCTCCTCTGTTCTTGTATTACAGAAACTTTTATAAGCATTTTACTTTTGAAGAGGTGTTGACGCACCTCTTCTTTTTTCAAAGGTATAAATTTTTTACTATATTTGAAATAGATTAAAATTTCTAATCTTTAATCTTATCACAATAAGGCTTAAATGCCGTAGATGAAAATCTTAAGCTCTGCGTACTCCGTAGGGCTTTTTTTATAACAGCAACACCCAAAACCCAACACCCAAAGCTACCCTATAATTTCCCCTTACAGCAAAAGACGTTTTAGCTACTTCTTTTTGTCTTTAAAAAAGTAAGAATAAATCAAAACGTCTCAACAATTAAACACATAAACGCCTAAACACATAAACATTTAAACATCGCAACACCCAAACATCGCAACCCCAAACCCAGCACCCAACAGCCAATAGCCAAAACCCAAAACCCAACACCCAATACCCAAAACCCAACACCAAACACCCAATAGCCAACACCCAACACCCAATACCCAACACCCAACACCCAAAGCTACCCTATAATTTCCCCTTACAGCAAAAGACGTTTTAGTGACTTCTTTTTGTCTTTAAAAAAGTAAGAATAAATCAAAACGTCTCAACAATTAAACACATAAACGCCTAAACACATAAACATTTAAACATCGCAACACCCAAACATCGCAACCCCAAACCCAGCAGCACCAGACAACAAAAAAAGCCCTCCATTAACCTGCTGGTAAAACGCCACACGTGCCACAGCAACCAATACACCGTCACCATCAGGCAGGCCATCAACACTGATACTAAAAGAAGAAGCATCAAAATCTCTAGGCACATATAAAGCGTCCGCCATAACACTAGTATAAGTGCACGTCTCAAAATCAAAACGCAGCACACCAACAACAAGCTCCATAACGTCCGCCCCTTTAGGAAAATTGGCAGCCGCAACACTAAAATCCCAAACATTAAAACGCAAGGCAGCCCAATCAAAAGTATAAGAACAAGAAAACAACTGAGGACGCTCTGGAGTCACTACAAAATCACTCAACACTCTAGGGCCATATTCCGTAGCATAACCAATCCCAACCGTTCGCTGGCCACGCTCAGAAGTAACATCCAAATCCTTAATGCTCAAAAACAAGCGCATCAATCTGGCGTGCAAAGTACCATCCTTATAGCCTGCTAAAAAGGGTTTTAGCGCAAGCTTAAAATACTTGTTAATCTTAGAGCACAGGGCAAACTCACTGTTGCTTTCGCGCACACGTACCATGTTAGGACTATGCTTTATCGCTTTAGCTGTAAAACCTCCACCAGCCCTTCTGGCCGTTGGCACACCCTTTCTGTAATAAAAATTAATACCACCAAGAGTCCCTTCAAAAAATACAATACCTTTCTGTTTTGCCATAATGCACTTATTGTCAATAACATAAAGATATAAAAAAATATACAACA belongs to Winogradskyella sp. J14-2 and includes:
- a CDS encoding HIRAN domain-containing protein; the encoded protein is MKRLDFIKAFGLGSTGLVIPQTNFAQKPIKIYDNYIKGLTHYDLNKVKKQMSVGDALLLRRERENIYDSFAVAVFYDTKKLGYLPAYENVVISNLLEQGVKLNGFVSKLNLQDVYQAVSIEIYANIVVESPSMIQTDLLEHRADDAIDKYRKGPFF
- the cas9 gene encoding type II CRISPR RNA-guided endonuclease Cas9 (Cas9, originally named Csn1, is the large, multifunctional signature protein of type II CRISPR/Cas systems. It is well known even to general audiences because its RNA-guided endonuclease activity has made it a popular tool for custom editing of eukaryotic genomes.); this encodes MAKTLGLDLGANSIGWALIDDVDNKILGIGSRIFQEGVVNLGEGEGREASKNASRTDDRGTRRQFYRRRLRKRYLLRELAKHNMCPLDYKAVKIWNQKEIFGNESIQAWLRLNPYELRAKAIKEELTLEELGRVFYHMIQRRGFQSNSRSVGADNNEKSVIYKGDSKIGKIGIAETSESIKHAETLGTYLNEIYPKENAPFVGGLERIRNRYTTRQMYIDEFETIWEHQKQYHKALTDNLKTIFGGRKKDGYAEDGVLFHQRPLRSQKHLVGNCTFEPKKTKCPISAIPNEQRRVYEWVNTLKCDLAGEPVRITDADREKIVKLLFSKEKVKFKEVRKAIDKLDRHYQFNYKDDDPVVGTHTISNLSNKKFFGKQWFDLTEKEQEDIWHVLYSFDDRDKLKQYAIEHWGFDDGRAEKISKFNLKEGYANLSRKAINNILPFLQLGFTYDVAVALGGVKNVLGNDWETHKAFVLDNVPEIVHSNLKGGYIDPLKAVLKKECNVSDKALKKLYHHSSAIDTNVLLERLPLGVDADKEIQNIKNPVVITALFEIRKLVNEIIDDYGKPDEIKVEMARDLKISKSKRNDIRREQKRLERENDRVKAELDYIGQRHTHDNILKYKLWEECNKTCPYTGRNIEVNQLFSGEVQIEHIHPWSKSLNDSFMNKTLCFADENRAKGDKTPYEFYSKQGEQKWNDIKLQALSCFKNKPPNYPNAYKKFKQFVKQKHDNDFISRQLNDTRYISKEAKNYLSKICDKVMVAPGQMTSNLRHHWGLNTILNQDDNVKTRADHRHHAIDALVMACATRGHLQELSKWNRYDRRYDLEHFPKPWTTFREDAEQAIEQILVSHKKQKSILTVRTHTTKKGNKTYKNIGVAARGQLHKETVFGKRQAPNSEEAYHIRKPIDSLTTEKQLEKVVDETIKQLIFKRIHFLGGFEKGKIPSETFFVVDENGLKQPQIFLPNRKGNPVPVLKVRMKENIGGAEQLKDDTNQWVNPRNNHHVIIYKNESGKLQEDVVTFWTVVERKRKGFSVYQLPADGKDIVTTLQINDMFLLGLSEDDVDWQEPNYDLLKSHLYRVQKLSSKFYEFRLNTEASIQNNFQPYYVRIQSFGDGKTGWLTFNPIKVKVSVTGKLEKV